A part of Bdellovibrionales bacterium genomic DNA contains:
- a CDS encoding flavodoxin family protein: MEQKIEREISELLKRWSNTEKVAEILSDRLEKSELPIAHELAIMSFLLQSGYLKLLFNTLLKRLQNDRPTSWLALIEIMSRNDVKPNREVLNAIFEGALKHQMLENLILSHGWDNYDTRFQKLRDELRKRLQDEILQKKNTLKEKLGFLANHRMIEEEERILESLLNMFPEDQEIQAYQIGFKERWARNILSTSNQNYLNPTSEARMAIKWTENETALLDSWLTTAKKISEARPEMAYMFTIFFIFAEAWEQALQILSLAPPSKNRDWLRLDILIHCRLFVDCLSEVDQTEMIHSDDPETSFSAAYTRAHALHGLGQHTAAVEILQSIIEIRPNYRSAQTLLTEWTEGAR, encoded by the coding sequence TTGGAACAGAAGATAGAGAGGGAGATCAGCGAGCTATTGAAACGCTGGTCAAATACAGAAAAAGTGGCGGAGATCCTCTCTGATCGCCTTGAAAAATCTGAACTTCCAATCGCCCATGAATTGGCGATAATGAGCTTTCTGCTCCAGTCGGGTTATCTTAAATTGCTGTTTAACACTCTGCTGAAGCGGTTGCAAAATGACCGTCCGACATCCTGGCTAGCCCTTATCGAAATCATGAGCCGCAACGATGTGAAGCCAAATCGCGAAGTCCTTAACGCCATCTTTGAAGGGGCTCTGAAACATCAAATGCTTGAAAACCTAATTCTGTCCCACGGCTGGGACAATTACGACACGAGGTTTCAAAAATTAAGAGATGAACTCCGCAAACGCCTCCAAGACGAAATTCTTCAGAAGAAAAATACACTCAAGGAAAAATTGGGTTTTCTCGCCAACCACCGTATGATTGAAGAAGAAGAGCGAATTCTTGAGTCCCTCTTGAACATGTTCCCAGAGGATCAAGAAATTCAGGCTTATCAAATTGGTTTTAAGGAGCGCTGGGCACGCAACATCTTGTCGACCAGTAATCAGAATTACCTAAATCCAACATCTGAAGCACGGATGGCCATTAAATGGACTGAAAATGAAACCGCACTTTTAGATTCTTGGCTTACCACAGCCAAGAAAATCTCGGAGGCCCGACCTGAGATGGCTTACATGTTCACTATATTTTTCATCTTCGCGGAAGCCTGGGAGCAAGCTCTTCAGATTCTTAGCTTGGCGCCTCCTTCCAAAAATCGAGATTGGCTCAGACTGGATATTCTTATTCATTGTCGACTTTTCGTTGATTGCCTCTCCGAAGTTGATCAAACAGAGATGATCCACTCGGATGACCCCGAAACAAGCTTCTCAGCTGCCTACACAAGAGCACATGCCTTGCACGGACTTGGCCAACACACAGCCGCAGTGGAAATCCTTCAGAGTATAATTGAGATACGTCCGAATTATCGATCTGCCCAAACACTTCTTACGGAGTGGACAGAAGGGGCACGATGA
- the efp gene encoding elongation factor P, which produces MVATSDFKKGMKILVDNEPYSIVDFQHVKPGKGNQFTRTKLRHLITGSNLERTIKSGEKFTVPDVHFQTMNFLYKDETGYNFMDQTSFEQFALNEDVLGDAPRYLLENMEVNVCIYNDRAVGVELPNSVVLKVAQTDPGHKGNTVTNTYKPAKLQTGYIVQVPLHINEGDQLKIDTRTGDYVGRVND; this is translated from the coding sequence ATGGTGGCAACGAGCGATTTCAAAAAGGGAATGAAGATTCTCGTCGACAACGAACCTTATTCCATAGTGGATTTCCAACATGTAAAACCAGGCAAAGGCAATCAGTTTACTCGGACAAAATTGAGACATCTCATCACTGGTTCTAATTTGGAACGAACGATTAAATCGGGAGAAAAATTCACGGTACCAGACGTCCATTTTCAGACAATGAATTTTCTATACAAAGACGAGACTGGATACAATTTCATGGATCAGACTTCTTTTGAACAGTTTGCCTTAAATGAGGACGTTCTCGGTGATGCTCCTCGATATCTCCTCGAAAACATGGAAGTGAATGTTTGCATTTACAATGATCGTGCCGTCGGTGTTGAACTTCCCAACTCGGTCGTTCTCAAGGTAGCGCAAACAGATCCCGGCCATAAAGGCAATACGGTAACTAACACTTACAAGCCCGCCAAACTGCAAACAGGTTACATTGTGCAGGTACCTTTGCACATCAATGAGGGTGACCAGCTCAAAATTGATACGCGAACGGGTGACTACGTTGGCCGAGTAAATGACTAG